One window of the Babesia microti strain RI chromosome IV, complete genome genome contains the following:
- a CDS encoding hypothetical protein (overlaps_old_locusTagID:BBM_III08595) — translation MQLVDRLTNTQLPTHSKVTGTAAHKSCNGRMFHDKLFEKESKNCTTIHDGEKSEDHQVDSEQQHIFISPTDLMDFRTRQCQDYQRGICKDSMKCWNSHSETWPRRSPLTHNYDYKLCSNINFIKSLDKMQLQGKCKYGRKCRYSHSKEEQLYHPLLYKTRLCINYPNCKSYYCPFAHGTEELRHTKQSINNNNNTGSSSNRFNDDGVTTIGLSVDYSPDGPCNGKLKVPFQAYTPSTASAITSPPNSPKQILLPSINNPPKPGVIKPNLNSNNDGLDLSIKNNNFNHLTLDILDKRLDLAFEALKLDQHNKLSQFNKFRLQNKSNQHTTYSFDKYNVSNNKLDDSDDKYACLDNRGDEALNIGLKSDISLSQWLVSTTVAPETDHLLNNDESNFYETIRDGREMYSTWGPYSDNYFHSNEPSPKKSPKGGVNCVGSCLGCECNDKTGYLDETMDDQWLNGVVQTGLDMATAEANRFLTTRVVNPPERSDFEEFYEPSYNRTHFSRFKKLYNDGLNASTLSTFGVVDEVGVIRKNASIQTVEYPPGFFD, via the coding sequence ATGCAGTTGGTTGACCGCCTAACTAATACTCAATTACCTACACATAGCAAGGTCACTGGTACCGCAGCTCATAAATCATGTAATGGTAGGATGTTTCACGACAAATTGTTCGAAAAAgaatcaaaaaattgtacTACAATCCATGATGGGGAAAAGAGTGAAGATCACCAAGTAGATTCTGAACAGCAACATATCTTCATCTCACCTACAGATCTTATGGATTTTAGAACTCGCCAATGTCAAGACTACCAGCGGGGAATCTGCAAAGACAGCATGAAATGTTGGAATTCGCATTCGGAGACTTGGCCCAGAAGATCACCACTTACTCACAACTATGATTACAAACTTTGTTCCAACataaatttcataaaatcgTTAGATAAAATGCAATTACAAggtaaatgtaaatatggACGCAAGTGTCGTTATTCGCATTCTAAGGAGGAGCAGTTATATCACCCTTTGTTGTACAAGACAAGATTGTGCATAAACTATCCTAATTGCAAGAGCTACTATTGTCCTTTTGCCCATGGTACCGAAGAATTAAGGCATACAAAACAATCTATtaacaataacaataacaCCGGTAGTAGCTCCAACAGGTTTAACGATGATGGTGTGACTACAATTGGTTTAAGTGTAGATTATTCGCCGGACGGGCCATGTAATGGCAAATTGAAGGTACCATTTCAAGCTTACACGCCTTCCACAGCCAGTGCAATTACATCTCCTCCAAATTCACCAAAACAGATCTTATTGCCATCCATAAATAACCCCCCCAAACCGGGTGTGATTAAACCCAATCTTAATTCTAACAACGATGGTTTGGATTTAtcaatcaaaaataacaattttaatcatCTAACGCTGGATATACTTGATAAGAGATTGGATCTAGCCTTTGAAGCGCTTAAATTGGATCaacataacaaattatcacaatttaacaaatttaggTTGCAGAACAAATCGAATCAACACACCACGTATAGTTTTGACAAATACAATGTTtctaataataaattagaCGATTCGGATGACAAATATGCTTGTTTAGATAATAGGGGAGACGAGGCTCTAAATATTGGGTTAAAGAGCGATATCTCCCTTTCACAGTGGCTTGTTTCTACCACTGTTGCTCCGGAAACGGATCATTTACTAAACAATGACGAATCGAATTTTTACGAAACGATCAGAGATGGGAGGGAAATGTACAGTACCTGGGGTCCTTACTCGGACAATTATTTCCACAGTAATGAGCCAAGCCCGAAAAAATCGCCTAAAGGAGGTGTTAATTGCGTGGGCTCATGTTTGGGCTGTGAATGCAATGATAAGACCGGGTACTTGGACGAGACTATGGACGATCAATGGCTAAATGGAGTCGTTCAAACTGGGCTGGACATGGCTACGGCAGAAGCGAATCGTTTTTTGACCACTCGAGTGGTGAATCCACCAGAGCGCTCTGACTTTGAGGAGTTTTATGAGCCTAGTTACAACAGAACCCACTTTTCCAGGTTTAAAAAGTTGTACAATGATGGATTAAATGCTTCAACACTGTCAACATTTGGGGTTGTGGATGAGGTAGGCGTGATTAGGAAAAATGCCAGTATTCAGACGGTGGAATACCCCCCCGGTTTCTTCGACTAA